GTGTAATTTGAGTTCGGATAAAATAACGCACACTTAATCTGTTTTCTCTCCCTGCCAACTGTAAGCATTTGATTCAGGGAGAATGCTAGGAATCGCCATCGTAGTTAGCATAACCATATTTGCGATCCAAAACAGCAAAACTAGCCACAATAAACTAAGCCAAGGCTGGGAATAGGTTATTAACTGTAACCCCGACCATAATTGCCAAATCCGAAACCCAGTGTAAAGTGTTCCAATAATGACAACCACGCTTTTACAAAGTGTACGGCTAAAACCTCTCTCACTTACTAACTGAATAGCAACAACTAATAAATACCAGCCAAAAAACTGTTGTAGAATTGGCTCATTCCAAAAGATAACCAGTAGAAATACTGGAATAACTACCCCCAAGATCAAAGCGGCATTGACCCAGACTTTCATAAACTGCCATTGAGTATCACTGAAAGCCATTACTGATTTAAATGGTAATTTTCCTTGTTTTACTAACCAACCATAACTCACACTCAAGAGAGTAGCGATCGCACAGAAGCAAAAGATAGTAAACCAATTATTAGGATTCATTTTTTTTAATTATATAATTATCAGGTTTTATACTATTTTTACTTCTATATAACTAGATAACGAACGCAATATAAAGCTCTGTAGAATCTACAGATCCTAAAGCTTAATAAAGCCAGTAAAAAGACTCAGGAAAAATAAGGATATAGGAAGTGTTACTAGTAGGGTTGTAGTAATTGTTTTTACAGATGGAGTCATGTTTTCAGAAGGATTTCTTAACTCAGAAAAAGGGCGTGAAGTCTTATTCATCTTTACTTAGTAGTTAATGTATGGTGTACTTTTTTATCTTTCACCATTTCTTATGATTTAACGTCTCTCTAGAGAAGGATTATGATTTGCCTTGCGATCGGCTAAAGGTTGAAGTTAAGCTCAACGAGGTTTTGAGAGATTTAAACTCTGATCCTGTGCTTCAACCGTCCTTACTGCTGTGATAGCGCGATTGTATAGCTAGCACCAAACTATGTGGCACAAGCCGTTTCTAACATATCAAAACTGCAATAACTATAACTTTATGTAGGTAATATTTACTTAGCCATCAACGAAAGTGATAAAACCTTTCTTACTTTCGTTGATATCCATATCAAGACTTTTTAGAGATGTTTTATTTTTCGCTAATTTATAAGATAAAAAAAGTTTGAAAAGGAAAAGCTCATTAATTAGTTTAATGACTTTACTGAGTAAATAACTAAAGTAAATTCAAATTTTTAGGAGTAAAACAATGACTAAGATCGATAACCAATCTAAATCTCTCTATAACATTGTAGTTGTAGAAGATATTGACCATGAATCTGCTGCTGCTATTTCTGGTGGAGCGTTAAAAGCTACAGATGTGACTTTATACTCCGAATCAGACTCATACGGAGCTCAATTTTCCAGTAATAAAAAAATAGAAGACTTAACTGAGTTTGGTTTTAATGATGCTACTGGATCTATTACTATCCGTAATGATAAAGCATGGAGATTCTATGAAGATGTAAATTTTGGAGGCAAATATATTGACGTAGGGCCAGGTCAAAGTGTTAATGCTGGTGATTTTGGCATGAAAATATCCTCTTTCAAAGCCCTACCATAGTCCGAAGTTGTAAAAGGATCAGCTTAAAACTTTGGTAACAGCTTTAATCACTGCGATTACCGATTTCAATGTTCTCACTTGTAGTAAAATATTCAACCAAGACTCTTCTTTACAAGGGTCTTTTTTTTAACTATATTCGCTGCAATTAATTTATTTAGAAAACTTTAATTTCTACTATGACTTTAGTAATAGAAAAATTGCTGAGTTGAATAACTAAAGTTGTAGAGAGTTTATTTATTTAGTTGAGTTGCATTCGAGACGTTTGTTAGATGTTTTATTTGGCTCTAAATTTTATTATAAAGACAGTTAAAAACAAAGCAAAAGTTGATTAGCCGATTATTAATTATCTCATTAACTTTCGCCTGGTAAATAACTAAAGTAAACCCAAATTATTAGGATAAAAACAATGACTAAGATTAACAATCAGTCCAATCGTCTAGATAACATTAACTTCGTGCAAGATCTTGACAATGAATCTGCTGCCGCCGTTTCTGGGGGGAAAGCAGTACCAGATGTAATCCTCTATTCTAAGAAAAATCGACGAGGAAAATCCTTGCAAGTCAACGATGGAATAGCAGATTTGAGCAAGGACAACTTCGACGATAGCAGTTCATCTGTTGTAGTCAACAGTGGGACTTGGAGGTTGTACACAGAGCCGAATTTTAAGGGCCAATCTATTGATGTTGAATCAGATACTGCTCGCGATCTTCCTGGGAGATTTAACAACTCAATCTCTTCCTTAAAATCTATTTAAGAGATTCAGTCAGTACATTATTACCAAATCACTACTTTTCGGTTAGTCGATCAAGTTATAGTGTTAGCCTCTTACATCCCTTGCCCCCGTGACACATAATACTGGGGGTAGCTGGGAGACTTTGAAGAATCCAGCTTCCCCAAGCTAGAGGGCTTAACCGAGAAGTATTAGGTGGAATTCAAGTTTACACCGATGCCAATTTCCATGGCAAGGTAAGAACTGCTAAAGGTGTTCCTGACTGAAGAGTAAGCGATTTATGAAAGCTCAAAACTGGTAGGAGATCGCGCGCCAGCTTTAGACAAACAAAATAGATCAGAGGATTTTTATGCTCAAACTTTCATCATGGCTAAATATTAGTCTCATTTTCTCCTTGAGTGGTTTAGGGCTATGTGGCATTGCTCGCGCCAACTCTAATAACGATTCTCCAATACCCAAAAAGTTGCAAGTGCCAACTGAACAACAAGTCCTAATGAAGGCCGTAGGTCGAGGAGCACAAATTTATGTTTGCGAGCGGCTGGCA
This sequence is a window from Pleurocapsa minor HA4230-MV1. Protein-coding genes within it:
- a CDS encoding beta/gamma crystallin family protein, translating into MTKIDNQSKSLYNIVVVEDIDHESAAAISGGALKATDVTLYSESDSYGAQFSSNKKIEDLTEFGFNDATGSITIRNDKAWRFYEDVNFGGKYIDVGPGQSVNAGDFGMKISSFKALP
- a CDS encoding beta/gamma crystallin family protein; the encoded protein is MTKINNQSNRLDNINFVQDLDNESAAAVSGGKAVPDVILYSKKNRRGKSLQVNDGIADLSKDNFDDSSSSVVVNSGTWRLYTEPNFKGQSIDVESDTARDLPGRFNNSISSLKSI